One window from the genome of Blastopirellula retiformator encodes:
- a CDS encoding efflux RND transporter permease subunit: protein MNLIQMSVKQPITVAVGVILSVMAGMIAFSRVPIQMTPEVQSVVISVSTFWENASAQEIESDVIEEQEKRLGDLAGLVSMTSTSQPGSGQIRLEFQTGANIDEAMSEVDQKLSEVPGYPVGVDQPQIEDFDPESVDYISWIGLASTDPNFDATTLYDFMERRLRPRFERIKGVSQVGIRGAREMEVQVRVNPTALAQRGITYSELVNALQSNNGNFSGGKLPDGKSDIRVRMVGRFRDPDWVESLVLRREASGPIYLRDVAEVVETHKEMTEWVRARGQRMPFFNFMLESGGNLLETMGAINDEVARLNAPGGVLEQEAKELGVNGTFELVPTYDASTYVVDAIDLVQSNVLVGGLLAVFTLLLFLRSLRTIGVIAIAIPISTVVAFVVMVMLGRTMNIISLAGMAFAVGMVVDNAIVVIENIFRHLEMGKPPRQAAIEGTQEVALAVLASTLTTIVVFFPILLIQEQAGQLFRDIAVAIMAAVGVSYIVSITVIPAAAGKWLKSKPKKETAEPAIQERSDTSKKAAGGRMKSMLQAATNLPAIVGGIVYSLTGNWFSRLAVIGVFASVTLVGTWLLIPPLDYLPLGNRNIVFGLLIPPPGYNVDQLSELGERMEEVIQPAWEAAGDKFGAEAVARGGEWDGQDNRVPYPVYGSDETVTPPPLDHYFLVAWDGRVFQAGISQDKKRVVDALPLMNAAAAGANAPDVINFAFQMPLFRVGGTTGSAIKIDLVGDDLDKVSASAGALFGALAQQYGPMSVTPEPANFSLPTPELRVTPNNERLQDVGMEQSDLGLAVAANGDGIMIPRAFDVGGELKDIKVVTQDALLGDPIYAMHNSPIATPEGRVVDMQSLAHVERVEAADQIKHSDRQRAVTLQFTPPTGVPLQNAIEQVDATVAEMRDSGAIPQSVAVNMAGSAGQLAQIRTALMGDGTLLGTISSSLFLALLIVYLLMCVLFQSWAYPIVIMVSVPLALLGGFAGLALVHQWSVMDRYMPIQNMDVLTILGFVILAGVVVNNAILIVYQTINILKGRSEEGEDTSHYTPREAISKSVESRVRPILMSTLTSVGGMLPLVLMPGSGSELYRGLGAVVVGGLVVSTIFTMILVPVLLSALFELWPPKKEEDEALAV, encoded by the coding sequence ATGAACCTCATCCAGATGTCGGTGAAACAGCCGATCACCGTGGCGGTAGGCGTCATCCTGTCGGTCATGGCAGGCATGATCGCTTTCTCCCGCGTGCCGATTCAGATGACGCCGGAAGTCCAGTCGGTCGTCATTTCGGTCAGCACCTTTTGGGAAAACGCCTCGGCGCAGGAGATCGAAAGCGACGTCATCGAAGAGCAGGAAAAGCGGCTCGGCGATCTGGCGGGGCTCGTTTCGATGACCAGCACCAGCCAGCCTGGCAGCGGTCAGATTCGCTTGGAGTTTCAGACCGGCGCCAACATCGACGAAGCGATGTCGGAAGTCGATCAGAAGCTGTCGGAAGTGCCCGGCTATCCGGTCGGCGTCGATCAGCCGCAGATCGAAGATTTTGACCCCGAGTCGGTTGACTACATTTCGTGGATTGGGCTGGCGTCGACCGATCCCAACTTCGACGCCACAACGCTGTACGACTTTATGGAACGTCGACTCCGTCCACGGTTCGAGCGGATCAAAGGGGTCTCGCAAGTCGGCATTCGCGGCGCTCGCGAGATGGAAGTCCAGGTGCGGGTCAATCCGACCGCCCTCGCCCAACGCGGCATTACCTACAGCGAACTGGTAAACGCCCTGCAGTCGAACAACGGCAATTTCTCCGGCGGCAAACTGCCCGACGGAAAGAGCGACATTCGCGTTCGCATGGTTGGGCGATTTCGCGATCCCGATTGGGTCGAGAGCCTCGTGCTGCGGCGCGAAGCGAGCGGCCCGATCTATCTGCGCGACGTCGCCGAAGTGGTCGAAACGCATAAGGAGATGACCGAGTGGGTGCGAGCCCGCGGTCAGCGGATGCCGTTCTTTAACTTCATGCTCGAGAGCGGCGGCAACCTGCTCGAAACGATGGGCGCCATCAATGACGAAGTGGCGCGGCTGAATGCGCCCGGCGGGGTGCTGGAGCAGGAAGCGAAAGAACTTGGCGTCAACGGTACGTTTGAACTCGTGCCGACCTACGACGCGTCGACCTACGTGGTTGACGCGATCGACCTGGTGCAAAGCAACGTTCTGGTCGGCGGTTTGCTGGCGGTCTTTACGCTGTTGTTGTTCCTACGCTCGCTGCGGACGATTGGCGTGATCGCGATTGCGATTCCAATCTCGACCGTCGTGGCGTTCGTGGTAATGGTGATGCTAGGCCGCACGATGAACATCATCTCGCTGGCCGGCATGGCGTTCGCCGTCGGCATGGTGGTCGACAACGCGATCGTGGTGATTGAAAACATCTTCCGCCACCTGGAAATGGGAAAACCGCCGCGTCAGGCGGCAATCGAAGGGACGCAAGAAGTGGCGTTGGCCGTGTTGGCGTCGACGCTGACGACGATCGTCGTCTTCTTTCCGATCCTGTTGATTCAAGAGCAAGCGGGGCAGCTCTTCCGCGATATTGCGGTCGCGATTATGGCGGCGGTCGGCGTCAGCTATATCGTCTCGATCACGGTCATTCCCGCGGCGGCTGGTAAGTGGCTAAAGAGTAAACCGAAGAAGGAGACGGCCGAGCCGGCGATTCAGGAGCGTTCCGACACCTCGAAGAAGGCGGCCGGCGGACGCATGAAGTCGATGTTGCAGGCGGCGACCAACCTGCCGGCGATCGTCGGCGGCATCGTCTACAGTTTGACGGGCAACTGGTTCTCGCGATTGGCGGTGATTGGCGTATTCGCGTCGGTGACGCTGGTCGGCACCTGGCTGTTGATTCCGCCGCTCGACTATCTGCCGCTGGGGAATCGCAACATTGTCTTCGGCCTGTTGATTCCTCCGCCCGGTTACAACGTCGATCAGCTTTCGGAGCTGGGCGAGCGAATGGAGGAAGTGATTCAGCCCGCTTGGGAAGCGGCCGGCGACAAGTTTGGCGCCGAGGCGGTCGCGCGCGGCGGCGAATGGGATGGCCAAGATAACCGCGTCCCTTATCCGGTTTACGGCTCGGACGAAACGGTGACTCCGCCGCCGCTGGATCATTACTTCCTGGTGGCGTGGGATGGCCGCGTCTTTCAGGCCGGCATCTCGCAAGATAAGAAACGCGTCGTCGACGCGTTGCCGTTGATGAACGCGGCCGCCGCGGGAGCGAACGCGCCTGACGTGATCAACTTCGCCTTCCAAATGCCGCTCTTTCGCGTGGGTGGTACGACTGGTTCAGCGATCAAGATCGACTTGGTCGGCGACGACTTGGATAAGGTTTCGGCTTCGGCCGGCGCCTTGTTTGGCGCCTTGGCGCAGCAATACGGGCCGATGTCGGTGACGCCGGAACCGGCCAACTTTTCGCTGCCGACGCCTGAGCTGCGGGTGACGCCGAACAACGAACGCCTGCAGGATGTCGGCATGGAACAGAGCGATCTGGGCCTGGCGGTCGCCGCCAATGGCGACGGCATCATGATCCCCCGCGCGTTTGACGTTGGAGGCGAATTGAAGGACATCAAAGTGGTGACGCAAGACGCCCTGCTCGGCGATCCGATCTACGCAATGCACAACTCGCCGATCGCCACGCCGGAGGGACGCGTCGTCGACATGCAAAGTTTGGCGCATGTCGAGCGCGTCGAAGCGGCGGACCAGATCAAGCACTCCGACCGTCAGCGGGCGGTCACGCTGCAGTTCACGCCGCCCACCGGCGTGCCGCTGCAAAACGCGATCGAGCAAGTCGACGCCACCGTCGCCGAGATGCGCGATTCGGGCGCAATCCCGCAAAGCGTCGCCGTCAACATGGCAGGCTCGGCCGGCCAGCTGGCGCAGATTCGGACCGCCCTGATGGGTGACGGCACGCTGCTGGGCACGATCAGCAGCTCGCTCTTCCTGGCGCTGTTGATCGTCTACCTGCTGATGTGCGTGTTGTTCCAAAGTTGGGCCTACCCGATCGTGATCATGGTCAGCGTGCCGCTGGCGCTGTTGGGCGGCTTTGCCGGCCTGGCGCTAGTGCACCAGTGGAGCGTGATGGATCGCTACATGCCGATCCAGAACATGGACGTGCTGACGATCCTCGGCTTCGTCATCTTGGCGGGCGTCGTGGTGAACAACGCGATCCTGATCGTTTACCAGACGATTAACATCTTGAAAGGCCGTTCGGAAGAAGGGGAAGACACGTCGCACTACACGCCGCGGGAAGCGATCTCGAAGAGCGTCGAAAGCCGCGTCCGTCCGATCTTGATGAGCACGCTCACCTCGGTCGGCGGCATGCTGCCGCTGGTGCTGATGCCTGGTTCCGGCAGCGAGCTGTATCGCGGCCTCGGCGCCGTGGTGGTCGGCGGTCTGGTCGTCTCGACCATCTTCACGATGATCCTGGTGCCGGTCCTCTTGAGCGCACTGTTTGAGCTGTGGCCGCCGAAGAAGGAAGAAGACGAGGCGCTGGCGGTTTAA
- a CDS encoding TetR/AcrR family transcriptional regulator → MSSETKQKIIKAASAAMVAKSYNGCGLNEILKEAGVPKGSFYHFFKSKEELGIAVVECSSDNAVQMLRERLSDRSMTPVARLRAYFEWAREHLKAAGFRRECLIPKLALEVGALSPPMQAAVRCGWDQWRSIIAQCVREGQEAGEIDPNQDAEKLSDFMISAFEGVLIRAQVNNDVKPIDEFLHFVFELLIAKRT, encoded by the coding sequence ATGTCTTCAGAAACCAAACAAAAAATCATCAAGGCCGCCAGTGCGGCGATGGTCGCCAAAAGCTACAACGGCTGCGGCCTGAATGAGATCCTGAAAGAGGCGGGCGTGCCCAAGGGCTCCTTCTATCACTTTTTTAAGTCGAAAGAAGAGCTTGGGATCGCGGTGGTCGAATGCTCGTCGGATAACGCCGTACAGATGCTTCGCGAGCGGTTGTCTGATCGTTCGATGACGCCGGTGGCGAGGTTGCGCGCCTATTTTGAATGGGCCCGCGAACATCTCAAAGCGGCCGGATTTCGTCGCGAATGCTTGATTCCGAAACTGGCCTTGGAAGTTGGCGCCCTCAGTCCACCAATGCAAGCGGCGGTCCGCTGCGGCTGGGATCAATGGCGGTCGATCATTGCCCAGTGCGTCCGCGAAGGGCAAGAGGCGGGCGAAATCGATCCGAACCAGGACGCCGAGAAGCTGTCCGACTTCATGATTTCGGCTTTCGAGGGCGTTTTGATCCGCGCCCAGGTCAACAACGACGTGAAGCCGATTGACGAATTCCTACATTTTGTGTTCGAATTGTTAATTGCCAAGCGAACCTGA
- a CDS encoding efflux RND transporter periplasmic adaptor subunit yields the protein MKRSTFPLLALAAILLANSAWAQMPPVAVHAVSVELRQVQPHHRFTGSLRAVARGSVAALEDGRVLEVTVREGAAVKNGDVIARVDSRRLEAQQGELQAMLQTAQALVSQRQAELRQTKLDLERSHSLVGRNAISQQQHEHNETEVAVAEARLATDQRRISEIERQIELMQVRLDDTTVRAPYDAQVIDRLAQPGEWIKAGEPFVTLVSTGEIEAWLEIPERYAGVLSQYAQTPAVKIVGSDKHYVAKSSKRVNEVHPRTRTFQFVVMLDDEEGELSPGMSVDAWLPIGPSQEDLTVPKDAVVRAGGAVYVCKAVAGEQGTTAVRQPIQVKFETGDWVVVSAVGLTPGDKVIVEGNERLLPNTPIAVTEVKPPSLQADMNAGRRPR from the coding sequence ATGAAACGATCCACGTTCCCCCTATTGGCCCTGGCGGCGATTCTGCTCGCCAACTCGGCCTGGGCGCAAATGCCGCCGGTGGCGGTTCACGCCGTTTCGGTCGAGCTGCGACAAGTACAACCCCATCATCGCTTTACTGGCAGCTTGCGAGCGGTCGCCCGGGGTAGCGTCGCGGCGCTAGAAGATGGCCGCGTGCTGGAAGTGACGGTTCGCGAAGGCGCCGCCGTCAAAAATGGAGACGTCATCGCGCGGGTCGACTCGCGGCGGCTCGAAGCCCAGCAAGGCGAATTGCAGGCGATGTTGCAAACGGCCCAGGCGCTTGTTTCGCAGCGACAAGCGGAACTGCGGCAAACCAAACTCGACCTAGAGCGTTCGCACAGCCTGGTCGGCCGCAACGCGATCTCGCAGCAGCAACATGAACACAACGAAACGGAAGTCGCCGTCGCCGAAGCGCGCCTGGCGACCGATCAGCGCCGCATCTCTGAGATTGAACGCCAGATCGAATTGATGCAGGTTCGGCTCGACGACACCACCGTTCGCGCTCCGTACGACGCCCAGGTGATTGATCGTCTGGCTCAACCAGGCGAATGGATCAAAGCGGGCGAACCGTTCGTGACGCTCGTCTCGACCGGCGAGATCGAGGCCTGGCTCGAGATACCGGAACGCTACGCCGGCGTCCTCAGCCAATACGCCCAAACGCCGGCGGTAAAAATCGTCGGCAGCGACAAACATTATGTCGCCAAATCGTCCAAGCGGGTCAACGAAGTCCATCCCCGCACGCGCACGTTTCAGTTCGTCGTGATGCTCGATGACGAAGAGGGAGAACTTTCTCCCGGCATGTCAGTCGACGCCTGGCTGCCGATTGGTCCGTCGCAAGAGGACCTGACGGTTCCGAAGGACGCGGTCGTTCGCGCTGGCGGCGCCGTCTACGTTTGTAAAGCGGTCGCTGGAGAGCAAGGAACCACCGCCGTCCGTCAACCGATCCAGGTCAAGTTTGAAACGGGCGATTGGGTCGTCGTCTCGGCGGTTGGGCTGACGCCCGGCGACAAGGTGATCGTGGAAGGGAACGAACGTTTGCTTCCCAACACGCCGATCGCGGTGACCGAAGTCAAACCGCCGTCTCTGCAAGCCGACATGAACGCCGGGCGTCGTCCGCGCTAA
- a CDS encoding PVC-type heme-binding CxxCH protein — protein MQPLRSLTLAITVAVSLCCGSTALAQLQVGAAAIDVTPQQFPVLINGSFYSRTGEPKNIFARAIVVSDGKSQLAIVVTDSCMLPKDLIDSAKQLAAEQTKIPTDHILMSATHTHSAPSSMGALGTPADESYTPYLRIKLAEAVLAAQQNLAPAKVGYGTADANEFTALRRWIFGPDHIGTDPFGNKSMRAQMHAAKNNIKNVTGESGPEDPELALISFQSLDGRPIAMLANFSMHYFGGGGAADYFGDYCRALEAKYDQKSEDKPPFVAVMSHGCSGDIWRVDYRAGANQTYDGFVEGMVDRTEQALDAIQYESDATIDMAEMRMELKYRVPTNERLTWAKNVIAEMGDRKLPKTPAEVYACEQPILHERQSTEIVLQALRIGDIAITTTPNETYALTGLKLKARSPLEKTFVIELANGGDGYIPPPEQHVLGGYNTWAARSAGLEVTAEPKIVAADLNLLEKVTGKPRREATAPACAMADAIAKLNPVRYYRLDEMEGPTVTDASSSYRDATYEDGVVFYLAGADAPAFSTADTINRAAHFAGGRIVTRTPELKGDYTVSLWCWNGLDLDARPIAGWMFSRDYVDSVTPEGIQLGLAGKGDNAGRVVLQLGDKPESQVFGKTPLERWIWHNVTLVKTGDQAKVYVDGALELAADAKSVGSFDHTFFGGRSDNQSNWEGRLDEVSVYDRALTDAEVATLAAEGTGEGGSVAQTPQLSEEDKTKGGRHWVDEKTPAPKSPAEELACLQIEPGYKIELVAAEPLVMDPVAIAFDARGRMFVAEYSDYPIGPPNESDDPLSRIVLLEDTDGDGQFDKRSVFADKLTFCHSLMPYAGGVLACAQTQVLLLKDANDDGVADSREVVFDGFVPAHAQMQVGNPRWGLDNKIYLNYGVGKITKGESDAEPFDMPRTEFWFDPITREFGPAAGTGQFGNTITQWGDRLFVTNRNPILAAPMTMGELRRNRFAPIYTAQYDVAPSGGASKVYPLVAMKSNWLSHAGTHTSACGTTAYVGGALGKAMENSVFTCEPIGHLVTRAIVTRDGARLTSVRAREEADFLASTDTWFRPASLANGPDGALYLADMYRLWVEHPKFLPPEIAAQLDWRAGEDRGRIWRITADNNTPLPKYTMPTTTDQWVAMLADFNGWRRRLAQQTLVEGQVTSAAPAIKKLFEQSESPLARLHAIWTLAGIGQLEEGTIAAALGDKNPHVRAVAIELASQVFSDKPELLTATMALADDSDPFVRYRLALAMGTTADPRRVDVLAKLVASDGDDVNFADAIMTATETCSGAVLAKLADTAAADAINRRLAKVVGARKDEAETAALVQLALQSPAPHRKLILLAGLAEGFNSNPKFEALLKQARPNAEALTERLEEVALNEAQPLADRREAILLLARFSSVGDDFFADLLHPRLPPAVQLAAIDALGGGLNEKRAQVLLTAWPEMEPQSHQAVLTHLLKSQLGVDSLFAAIKSGEVLASAVSLDQQRALHEHRIPAIRTAAAEVFGKAASTDRDAVLAAYEEAPRTIGGAVAGREVFLKNCAKCHVATEEAGRSVGPDLADSLNRPREAILYDILNPSGKVEPKYAASQILTLGGQSYIGIVASQSGESIVLQLADGKLQETPRSEIDLFQTSEKSLMPEGLEKEINVTDMANLLEFLKSPLPKK, from the coding sequence ATGCAGCCGCTTCGTAGTCTTACGTTGGCGATCACCGTCGCTGTTTCTCTTTGCTGCGGATCCACCGCGCTGGCCCAATTGCAAGTCGGCGCCGCGGCGATCGACGTCACGCCGCAGCAGTTTCCGGTGCTGATCAACGGCAGCTTCTACAGCCGCACCGGCGAACCGAAAAACATCTTCGCCCGCGCAATCGTGGTCAGCGACGGCAAGTCGCAACTCGCGATTGTGGTGACCGACAGCTGCATGTTGCCGAAAGACTTGATCGACAGCGCCAAGCAGCTTGCCGCAGAGCAGACCAAGATCCCGACCGATCATATTCTGATGTCGGCTACGCACACGCACAGCGCGCCCTCGTCGATGGGCGCCCTGGGAACTCCGGCCGATGAGTCTTATACCCCGTACCTGCGAATCAAACTGGCCGAAGCGGTGCTGGCCGCGCAGCAGAACCTGGCGCCTGCGAAGGTCGGCTACGGCACGGCTGACGCCAACGAGTTCACCGCGCTGCGGCGGTGGATTTTCGGCCCAGATCACATAGGGACCGATCCGTTTGGCAACAAGTCGATGCGGGCCCAAATGCACGCCGCCAAAAACAACATCAAGAACGTCACCGGCGAGTCGGGGCCCGAAGATCCGGAGCTGGCCCTTATCTCGTTCCAATCGCTCGACGGACGCCCGATCGCGATGTTGGCGAATTTCTCGATGCATTACTTTGGCGGCGGTGGAGCGGCCGACTATTTTGGCGACTATTGCCGCGCTCTGGAGGCGAAGTACGACCAGAAGAGCGAAGACAAACCGCCGTTCGTTGCGGTCATGTCCCACGGCTGCAGCGGCGACATCTGGCGGGTCGACTATCGCGCCGGCGCCAATCAAACGTATGACGGCTTTGTCGAAGGGATGGTCGACCGTACCGAGCAGGCGCTCGACGCAATTCAATACGAGAGTGACGCGACAATCGACATGGCCGAAATGCGGATGGAGCTGAAGTATCGCGTACCGACCAACGAACGTCTCACGTGGGCGAAGAACGTCATCGCCGAGATGGGGGACCGCAAGCTGCCGAAGACCCCGGCCGAAGTCTATGCCTGCGAACAGCCGATTCTGCACGAGCGGCAATCGACTGAAATCGTGTTGCAGGCCCTTCGCATTGGCGACATCGCCATCACCACGACCCCCAACGAAACGTATGCCCTGACCGGCTTGAAGCTGAAAGCCCGCAGTCCGCTCGAGAAAACGTTCGTCATCGAACTTGCCAACGGCGGCGACGGGTATATTCCCCCGCCGGAGCAACATGTGCTGGGTGGCTACAACACCTGGGCCGCGCGTTCGGCCGGTCTGGAAGTGACGGCCGAGCCGAAGATCGTCGCAGCCGACTTGAATCTGCTCGAAAAAGTGACCGGCAAGCCGCGCCGTGAAGCGACCGCGCCTGCCTGTGCGATGGCCGACGCAATCGCCAAGCTGAACCCGGTTCGCTACTATCGGCTGGACGAAATGGAAGGCCCCACGGTCACCGACGCTTCCTCCAGCTATCGCGATGCGACGTACGAAGATGGCGTCGTCTTCTATCTGGCCGGCGCCGACGCCCCAGCCTTCTCGACCGCCGACACGATCAATCGGGCCGCTCACTTTGCCGGCGGGCGGATCGTGACGCGGACTCCAGAACTGAAAGGCGACTACACCGTCAGCCTTTGGTGCTGGAACGGGCTCGATCTCGACGCTCGCCCCATCGCCGGTTGGATGTTCTCGCGCGACTATGTCGATAGCGTCACGCCGGAAGGGATCCAGTTGGGGCTGGCAGGCAAGGGAGACAACGCCGGCCGCGTCGTGTTGCAACTGGGAGACAAGCCCGAGTCGCAGGTCTTCGGCAAGACGCCGCTGGAGCGTTGGATCTGGCACAACGTGACGCTCGTCAAAACGGGCGACCAGGCGAAAGTCTATGTCGACGGCGCCTTGGAGCTGGCCGCCGACGCCAAATCGGTCGGCTCGTTCGATCACACGTTCTTCGGCGGCCGCAGCGACAATCAATCGAACTGGGAAGGCCGTTTGGATGAAGTCTCGGTCTACGATCGAGCCCTTACCGACGCCGAGGTTGCAACGCTTGCGGCCGAAGGAACTGGCGAAGGCGGCAGCGTCGCTCAGACGCCGCAGCTGAGCGAAGAGGACAAGACCAAGGGAGGCCGCCATTGGGTCGACGAAAAGACGCCGGCGCCCAAGTCGCCTGCCGAAGAGTTGGCTTGCCTGCAGATCGAGCCAGGCTACAAGATCGAATTGGTCGCCGCCGAACCCCTGGTGATGGATCCGGTCGCCATCGCGTTTGACGCCCGCGGACGAATGTTCGTCGCGGAATATAGCGACTACCCGATCGGTCCGCCGAACGAAAGCGATGACCCGCTGTCGCGGATTGTGTTGTTGGAAGATACCGATGGCGACGGGCAATTCGACAAACGTTCGGTCTTCGCCGACAAGCTTACCTTTTGCCATAGCCTGATGCCGTATGCCGGCGGCGTGTTGGCCTGCGCCCAAACGCAAGTCTTGCTGCTCAAAGACGCCAATGACGATGGCGTCGCCGACTCGCGCGAGGTCGTGTTCGACGGCTTCGTGCCGGCGCATGCTCAGATGCAGGTCGGCAATCCTCGCTGGGGACTCGATAACAAGATCTATCTGAACTACGGCGTCGGCAAGATCACCAAGGGAGAGAGCGACGCCGAGCCGTTTGACATGCCGCGAACCGAATTCTGGTTCGATCCGATCACCCGCGAGTTCGGCCCAGCGGCCGGCACTGGGCAGTTCGGCAACACGATCACCCAATGGGGCGATCGCCTGTTCGTCACCAACCGCAATCCGATTCTCGCCGCGCCAATGACGATGGGGGAGCTGCGCCGCAATCGCTTCGCGCCGATCTACACCGCCCAGTACGACGTCGCCCCTTCCGGCGGCGCCTCGAAGGTGTATCCGCTGGTCGCGATGAAAAGCAATTGGCTCTCGCACGCGGGTACGCATACGTCGGCTTGCGGCACGACCGCCTATGTCGGCGGAGCGCTCGGCAAAGCGATGGAGAACAGCGTCTTCACCTGCGAGCCGATCGGTCACTTGGTTACCCGGGCAATCGTCACCCGCGATGGCGCCCGACTCACTTCGGTGCGGGCCCGAGAAGAGGCCGATTTTCTGGCGTCGACCGATACCTGGTTCCGCCCGGCCAGTCTGGCGAACGGTCCTGACGGCGCCCTCTACTTGGCGGACATGTATCGCTTGTGGGTCGAACATCCGAAGTTCCTGCCGCCCGAAATCGCCGCGCAGCTTGATTGGCGGGCCGGCGAAGATCGCGGTCGCATCTGGCGAATCACTGCCGATAACAACACGCCGCTCCCCAAATACACAATGCCGACCACGACCGACCAGTGGGTCGCGATGCTGGCCGACTTCAACGGTTGGCGACGCCGTCTGGCGCAGCAGACGCTGGTCGAAGGGCAAGTGACCTCGGCCGCTCCGGCGATCAAAAAGCTGTTCGAGCAAAGCGAATCTCCGTTGGCTCGGTTGCATGCGATTTGGACGTTGGCCGGAATTGGTCAATTGGAGGAGGGGACGATCGCGGCGGCGCTGGGCGATAAGAACCCGCATGTTCGCGCCGTAGCCATTGAACTGGCGAGCCAAGTCTTTAGCGACAAGCCGGAATTGCTTACCGCGACCATGGCGTTGGCTGACGACAGCGATCCGTTTGTCCGTTATCGGCTGGCGCTGGCGATGGGTACGACCGCCGATCCGCGGCGAGTCGACGTCTTGGCCAAGCTGGTCGCCAGCGATGGTGATGACGTCAACTTTGCGGATGCGATTATGACGGCGACGGAGACCTGCAGCGGCGCGGTCCTCGCGAAGCTCGCCGATACGGCGGCGGCTGACGCAATTAACAGGCGTCTGGCCAAGGTGGTCGGCGCTCGCAAAGATGAAGCCGAAACGGCGGCCCTGGTGCAATTGGCGCTGCAAAGCCCGGCGCCCCATCGGAAGTTGATCTTGCTGGCTGGTCTGGCGGAAGGTTTCAACAGCAATCCCAAGTTCGAGGCGCTCCTGAAGCAGGCGAGGCCCAACGCCGAAGCGTTGACCGAGCGGCTGGAAGAGGTCGCCCTGAATGAAGCGCAGCCGCTGGCCGATCGGCGCGAGGCGATCTTGCTGTTGGCCCGGTTTTCGTCGGTGGGTGACGATTTCTTCGCTGATCTGCTTCATCCGCGGTTACCTCCTGCCGTTCAATTAGCGGCGATCGATGCGCTTGGCGGCGGGCTCAATGAAAAGCGAGCCCAAGTGCTGCTGACCGCGTGGCCCGAAATGGAGCCGCAGTCGCACCAAGCGGTTCTAACTCACTTGCTGAAGAGCCAACTTGGCGTCGACAGCCTCTTCGCCGCCATCAAGTCAGGCGAAGTCTTGGCGTCAGCCGTCAGTCTCGATCAACAGCGGGCCCTGCACGAGCATCGTATTCCGGCGATTCGCACCGCCGCGGCCGAGGTCTTTGGCAAAGCGGCCTCGACCGATCGCGACGCGGTGCTGGCCGCCTACGAAGAAGCGCCTCGCACGATCGGCGGCGCCGTGGCTGGCCGCGAGGTCTTCCTGAAAAACTGCGCCAAGTGCCACGTCGCCACCGAAGAGGCAGGCCGCAGCGTCGGTCCCGACCTGGCCGATTCGCTCAACCGCCCGCGGGAAGCGATCCTGTACGACATTTTGAATCCCAGCGGCAAAGTTGAACCGAAATACGCCGCCAGTCAGATCCTGACCCTCGGCGGCCAATCGTACATCGGCATCGTGGCCAGCCAATCGGGCGAATCGATCGTGCTGCAACTGGCCGACGGTAAATTGCAGGAAACGCCCCGCAGCGAAATCGATCTCTTCCAAACCAGCGAAAAGTCGCTGATGCCTGAGGGGCTGGAAAAGGAGATTAACGTCACCGACATGGCGAATCTGCTCGAGTTCCTGAAATCGCCGCTGCCGAAGAAGTAA